The DNA sequence TCAGGTGGCACAGAACTTTGTATCCAGTGTAACTCTTCCTGTTCTACTCTTTCAGCTTGGATTTACTTTTGGCAACGTGGTTGGAATGTATCTGGCCCAGAACTATGACGTAAGTGACCATATCTGTGTCCTCCCGTAATTTGTAGTGACTTGTCTTTGTTGAAGTCAGGCATGCCTTCCAGCGTAAGTGAAGTCCGTAGGTCTCGGGAAAACGTCCTGAGTTTTGTAGAAGGATTTTCTGCTGTTTGAAAAATATACCTCACAAAAGCATCTGTCCTCCGTATCACCACAAGAGGGCTAAATCTCATCAATTTAGATGGTCTTATGATCCTGAGCTGTGCTGGTTAGCCCAGAAGAATTAACTACTGACTTAGAGTCTTCTTATATAGTTCTGTGGACAATTATGTGATAAGTGGAAATTTAAGAGTAATTGGATCATCTTTTCAGTTATATCAGACTCATTTTATAGAAGGGGAAGTGGAAAAGCAGGTGACAAAACTGCCCATACATGGGGCCTCTGGAAAGGTTGttttaaagagagggaaaggaaggaagaggtgggaagagggaaggaagggaaatataTTAACTTTTGATTTGTCTGTGGTGAAGCTATTAGTGTGACAAAAGAAATTCTTTGTCAACCTTCACTTGAGTTACATGGTTTTCTAGGCAGGAACTTTAGTAATTTATATCACCTTTATTGTTCGTATGCACAACTTCTATTTGGCAGTGGATTGAGGTGGTCAGTGAGTATATAAAAGTAGAAGTCAGAATTTAGCTTCTGAGGAGGGAACATACTTCAGTTTACAGCTTCGAGATCCTTCTTATGCAGCCATGAGGCCAAGTCGctttcagaggaaaataaagacttAACAACAGCCCTTTGTTGTaggaggaagagaagtaaaagagTATCGATTAGGTAGCTGCAAAATTATaatcatcttttttctctttaaagatacCAAATCTGGCtaaaaaacttgaagaaattaaaaaggacttGGATGCCAAGAAGAAACCCCCTAGTTCATGAGGCGGACCCAGCACTGCTTTCTGGATATACCGATTCTGCTCTTCTTGAGGCCTCCTTATCACCTGAACcaaaaagcttttgttttaaatttcagcctCAGCAGTCTTCCTCTCTGCTAGATTCTATGCTGCCTGAGAGCAACAGTTGAGGCTTCGCATTCAGAACTACCCTTTTCCAAcatcctccccccttcccttcctccttccagccACTTGGGACGGCCTGAGACTGGAATTATGGTGCTTGATTAGTAAACATaacctcttctttattctttggGGTTTCTagtgttttctaaagaaaaattgaTGAGTTTTGTATGGCTGATCAGATTTCACAGTCTAACAATTATAATGGGTGTTTAAACATTTGTTAGTAAATTATGTTGTTTCAcggtaattaaaattaaagtccAGAAGCCACTTTACTCCTGAATTATCCACTTACTGTATACAGTTATCAGGCAGCTCTATAGCTGCTAATTTAATCATTAATTGATTTGCTACATTGGCTGAGAAACTATATCCTGAGAACCCTGTCAGGAACTAgtgagtttaaaaatatgtaaaataatggcCTTTATCCTCTGTGAAATTCAGTCAAGTATGCATGTTTTTCCATAATGATGTCTTTGATTCGACACTTTTCTCTCAAAAGAATCCTCCTGTTTTAAGGGATTATAGGTGCATTTGATGTTACATGATGGATAAATGATAACTTGTCTGTAAAGGAAATATTATGccttttcacattaaaaaaatgtatttacattatAACTTTATAGTAATTCTCATAAGAAAactttgagggtttttgtttttgtttttctccctgcAATAAAAAATCACCATTGTATGTTGACCCATTGATAGAGacatctctctgttcctcattcAGCAGGGAGAAGCTACTGAAGATGAGACCTCCACCCAAATGCTAAATATTTCCAttattgatgggggtggggggtgagcatAGAGGCCGCTTTTCGGCAACAGGCAGTGGAAACCTGAACAAGGCAGAAGGGCCCACAGTGAGCACGCAAACGGACTCATTAAGccataggccctaactgaccGATGGGCTACGTACAGCTAGGTGCAGTTCTAAGGATCACCGAAAAAGGGAGAATTCCATCAGTCCTCATACTCCCTTACTCCGCCCTACTGTGACTATAGCCCCTCACCATCGCCTTGTGGTGGACAGTCTCTCTtttgctgtcctgcctgctgctcccttgctctttaaaaaaaagaaaagaggggcgcctgggtggctcagtcggttaagcgtccgactttggctcaggtcatgatctcatggtccatgagttcgagccctgcgtcgggctctgtgctgaccgctcagagcctggagcctgtttcagattctgtctctccctctctctctgaccttcccccattcatgctctgtctctctctgtctcaaaaataaataaacgtttaaaaaaaatttttttttaaaaaaagaaaagaaagaaatcaccatTGTAATTTGTCAAATGTATAATTAGTCCATTTTTTTTGGTCAAGAAAATGTTTGAATACTTCACTTTTCCCATGGGTCAAGATACAAATGTGATTCAGAATAAAGAGTTTCTCCCACTCCTGTCCATCAGCAACTAGTTCCTCTTCCTGGAGGCAGGCTCTGTCAAGTTTCCTGTATACTTTGAGGAAGATTCTTTGCCTAAACAAATacatgtgtgtggtgggggagggaggggaggtttaCACAAATGATAAACTGTATTGAGTTCACCCctggccttttattttattttattttgttttatgttattttattttattttattttattttattttattttattttattttttaaatggagatcATTCCGTATCAGTATGTAAGAAACAAGGAACCTGTTTCCCTCCTTTGGCTCCATGAGATTCTAGTGAATGGATATACCATAACTTACTTAATCTGTTACTGATGAACATTAGGGTTCCTGTCCTTTGCTGTTACAGTGATGACCTTGAACCTAAAGTTATTATACGTATCTGTGCGGAGTATGGCTGTAAGCTAAATCCTAAAAGTGTAATTTACCCTAACTATAAAGTCTCATTTGATTGTGTGCTTTGTCTTAGGGGACTTGTTGGGCAGCTCACTGATAATGCCATTTCTGAAGAAATTTTAGCAGAATCTGTAAACTGGAAGACCAACTTAGAGACACCTTTATTCAGGCAGTGATGACATTGGTACTGCGTGACTATAAGACAAAaggttctgttttctctttgaaaacgAGGATCTCTCGTACATGGGTATAGGTTTTATC is a window from the Leopardus geoffroyi isolate Oge1 chromosome A2, O.geoffroyi_Oge1_pat1.0, whole genome shotgun sequence genome containing:
- the STMP1 gene encoding short transmembrane mitochondrial protein 1; its protein translation is MLQFLLGFTFGNVVGMYLAQNYDIPNLAKKLEEIKKDLDAKKKPPSS